A region of Alteromonadaceae bacterium 2753L.S.0a.02 DNA encodes the following proteins:
- a CDS encoding type VI secretion system protein ImpK yields the protein MSNNDKTVFRQPTPGGGDRSGGDRTVMRPRPGAARGAPRPGAQAQVPRHQPNRPVMDNQIADFTPGKGLNPLVNLAGTMLAVYEKTRHSMTHADAAGLHRSLCNELRNFEASARETGMRQEIVLSARYILCSILDEAVLNTPWGSESAWAQRTLLSVFHNETSGGEKFFQILERMKQSPGENIDMLELFYICLSMGFEGKYRLMSRGRDAIEQIRDDLFATIRRYRGEYERELSTQWQGLGRTKKTLAEYLPVWVAVVVVAAIMIFGFSGFRYWLYERATPVVEQLDAITEIPENGANSDAENN from the coding sequence ATGTCAAACAACGATAAAACAGTTTTTCGTCAACCCACACCGGGGGGCGGAGATCGCAGCGGTGGCGACAGAACCGTAATGCGACCTCGCCCTGGCGCCGCGCGCGGTGCACCGCGCCCTGGGGCACAAGCTCAGGTGCCACGTCACCAGCCGAACCGACCCGTGATGGACAATCAAATCGCCGATTTTACGCCAGGCAAAGGTTTGAATCCGTTGGTGAATCTCGCTGGCACTATGTTGGCTGTTTACGAAAAAACACGCCATTCGATGACACACGCGGACGCCGCTGGGCTGCATCGAAGCTTGTGCAATGAACTGCGGAATTTTGAAGCGAGTGCGCGTGAAACTGGTATGCGTCAGGAAATTGTTTTATCGGCACGTTACATTTTGTGTTCGATTCTTGATGAGGCCGTGCTCAACACACCCTGGGGCAGTGAGAGCGCCTGGGCCCAGCGAACTTTACTATCCGTGTTTCACAATGAAACCTCCGGCGGCGAGAAGTTTTTTCAGATTCTCGAACGTATGAAACAGTCTCCGGGCGAAAATATCGACATGCTCGAACTGTTTTACATTTGTTTGAGTATGGGTTTCGAAGGGAAATACCGTTTAATGTCGCGCGGGCGAGATGCGATCGAACAAATTCGCGACGATCTGTTCGCCACAATTCGGCGCTACCGAGGTGAGTACGAGCGCGAGCTTTCCACGCAGTGGCAAGGCTTGGGAAGAACCAAAAAAACCTTGGCTGAATATTTGCCAGTGTGGGTTGCCGTGGTTGTGGTTGCTGCAATTATGATATTTGGATTCTCGGGATTTCGGTACTGGTTGTATGAACGTGCCACGCCAGTTGTCGAACAATTGGACGCCATTACCGAGATACCTGAAAACGGCGCTAACAGCGACGCAGAAAACAACTAA